From the Brassica napus cultivar Da-Ae chromosome A8, Da-Ae, whole genome shotgun sequence genome, one window contains:
- the LOC106361141 gene encoding protein WVD2-like 5 isoform X1 produces the protein MDPESVIMVADGSEPALVNSGLTMESVGIEVNGFASGETLDATSEIQNENSGDSSTLDAIEHSKEVAAEGTQVENVDEPKCIKGQKAQRKLKNEKISGGKSAPSSVHIKKKKERNGADAKVAASNGSVAPGAHTTKSLKSTPLNGREAQVTEHGKQEAALAESTAGDKVKAKAQKKQVHETSEDDTQSSSNSPQAEDGKPRKVGALPNYGFSFKCDQRAEKRREFYVKLEEKTHAKEEEINSMQAKSKETQEAELRKLRKSLNFKATPMPSFYQEPQPPKTELKKIPPTRPKSPKLGRKKTDSEETQTPRLGRLSLDEKASKDNSASKGIVPTVDHKKQPLRKSLPRLPSQKTALPDGKPAATSAKVKPERKKPEKDAETSHLTEEEAQVTVSLRMDEERAETIEVSEVVAIEH, from the exons ATGGATCCTGAAAGTGTCATCATGGTGGCTGATGGGAGTGAACCTGCTCTTGTAAATAGTGGTTTAACAATGGAAAGTGTCGGTATTGAAGTAAATGGTTTTGCTTCCGGCGAAACATTGGATGCTACTTCAGAAATTCAGAATGAGAATTCAGGAGATAGTTCCACTTTGGATGCAATTGAACACTCCAAAGAGGTTGCAGCTGAG ggTACACAAGTTGAAAATGTAGATGAACCAAAGTGTATTAAAGGCCAAAAGGCTCAACGGAAGCTAAAGAATGAGAAAATCTCAGGTGGTAAGAGTGCTCCATCATCGGTTCAtatcaaaaagaagaaagagaggaaTGGTGCAGATGCTAAAGTTGCAGCATCAAATGGTTCTGTTGCTCCTGGTGCACACACAACAAAGTCTCTAAAGAGCACGCCATTAAACGGTAGAGAGGCTCAAGTCACGGAG CATGGAAAGCAAGAAGCTGCACTAGCTGAAAGCACCGCCGG GGACAAGGTGAAAGCAAAGGCTCAAAAGAAACAAGTACATGAAACATCTGAAGATGATACTCAGTCTTCTTCTAA TAGCCCGCAAGCAGAAGATGGCAAACCTCGTAAAGTTGGTGCACTTCCAAATTATGGGTTTAGTTTCAAATGTGACCAACGTGCTGAAAAGAGAAGAGAG TTCTATGTTAAGCTTGAGGAAAAGACTCACGCCAAAGAAGAGGAGATTAATAGCATGCAGGCCAAGTCCAAG GAAACACAAGAAGCTGAGCTTAGGAAGCTAAGGAAGAGCCTGAACTTCAAAGCCACACCCATGCCTAGCTTTTATCAAGAACCTCAACCTCCTAAAACAGAGTTAAAGAAG ATACCACCAACAAGACCAAAATCTCCAAAACTCGGGAGAAAGAAGACTGATTCTGAAGAAACTCAAACTCCTCGCCTAGGTAGACTGAGCCTAGATGAGAAAGCTTCTAAAGATAACTCAGCTTCCAAGGGAATTGTGCCAACAGTTGATCACAAGAAGCAACCGTTGCGCAAGTCACTTCCAAGATTGCCATCTCAGAAAACAGCTCTCCCTGATGGAAAACCCGCTGCAACATCAGCAAAGGTGAAACCTGAAAGAAAGAAACCTGAAAAAGATGCAGAAACTTCACATCTCACAGAAGAGGAAGCACAAGTGACTGTATCTTTAAGGATGGATGAAGAAAGAGCCGAGACCATTGAGGTATCTGAAGTAGTTGCTATTGAGCACTAA
- the LOC106361141 gene encoding protein WVD2-like 5 isoform X2 codes for MDPESVIMVADGSEPALVNSGLTMESVGIEVNGFASGETLDATSEIQNENSGDSSTLDAIEHSKEVAAEGTQVENVDEPKCIKGQKAQRKLKNEKISGGKSAPSSVHIKKKKERNGADAKVAASNGSVAPGAHTTKSLKSTPLNGREAQVTEHGKQEAALAESTAGDKVKAKAQKKQVHETSEDDTQSSSNPQAEDGKPRKVGALPNYGFSFKCDQRAEKRREFYVKLEEKTHAKEEEINSMQAKSKETQEAELRKLRKSLNFKATPMPSFYQEPQPPKTELKKIPPTRPKSPKLGRKKTDSEETQTPRLGRLSLDEKASKDNSASKGIVPTVDHKKQPLRKSLPRLPSQKTALPDGKPAATSAKVKPERKKPEKDAETSHLTEEEAQVTVSLRMDEERAETIEVSEVVAIEH; via the exons ATGGATCCTGAAAGTGTCATCATGGTGGCTGATGGGAGTGAACCTGCTCTTGTAAATAGTGGTTTAACAATGGAAAGTGTCGGTATTGAAGTAAATGGTTTTGCTTCCGGCGAAACATTGGATGCTACTTCAGAAATTCAGAATGAGAATTCAGGAGATAGTTCCACTTTGGATGCAATTGAACACTCCAAAGAGGTTGCAGCTGAG ggTACACAAGTTGAAAATGTAGATGAACCAAAGTGTATTAAAGGCCAAAAGGCTCAACGGAAGCTAAAGAATGAGAAAATCTCAGGTGGTAAGAGTGCTCCATCATCGGTTCAtatcaaaaagaagaaagagaggaaTGGTGCAGATGCTAAAGTTGCAGCATCAAATGGTTCTGTTGCTCCTGGTGCACACACAACAAAGTCTCTAAAGAGCACGCCATTAAACGGTAGAGAGGCTCAAGTCACGGAG CATGGAAAGCAAGAAGCTGCACTAGCTGAAAGCACCGCCGG GGACAAGGTGAAAGCAAAGGCTCAAAAGAAACAAGTACATGAAACATCTGAAGATGATACTCAGTCTTCTTCTAA CCCGCAAGCAGAAGATGGCAAACCTCGTAAAGTTGGTGCACTTCCAAATTATGGGTTTAGTTTCAAATGTGACCAACGTGCTGAAAAGAGAAGAGAG TTCTATGTTAAGCTTGAGGAAAAGACTCACGCCAAAGAAGAGGAGATTAATAGCATGCAGGCCAAGTCCAAG GAAACACAAGAAGCTGAGCTTAGGAAGCTAAGGAAGAGCCTGAACTTCAAAGCCACACCCATGCCTAGCTTTTATCAAGAACCTCAACCTCCTAAAACAGAGTTAAAGAAG ATACCACCAACAAGACCAAAATCTCCAAAACTCGGGAGAAAGAAGACTGATTCTGAAGAAACTCAAACTCCTCGCCTAGGTAGACTGAGCCTAGATGAGAAAGCTTCTAAAGATAACTCAGCTTCCAAGGGAATTGTGCCAACAGTTGATCACAAGAAGCAACCGTTGCGCAAGTCACTTCCAAGATTGCCATCTCAGAAAACAGCTCTCCCTGATGGAAAACCCGCTGCAACATCAGCAAAGGTGAAACCTGAAAGAAAGAAACCTGAAAAAGATGCAGAAACTTCACATCTCACAGAAGAGGAAGCACAAGTGACTGTATCTTTAAGGATGGATGAAGAAAGAGCCGAGACCATTGAGGTATCTGAAGTAGTTGCTATTGAGCACTAA
- the LOC125577407 gene encoding S-protein homolog 9-like, whose product MNPLSCFLIVIALSAELSNGESYDKDSVHFINSLNPNNILRVHCLTHDDDLGYHLLSPGQTYEFSFYESIFTTKVNCALWQGPGFKFYAIFRAYTGGGFIVHYGRKNFWDAREDGIYISHGKDSPKLKYNWSTQALSPIY is encoded by the coding sequence ATGAATCCCCTTTCATGCTTTTTGATTGTCATTGCATTGTCTGCTGAGTTGAGTAACGGAGAGTCTTACGACAAAGACTCGGTCCATTTTATAAACTCTCTTAATCCGAACAACATTCTCAGGGTCCATTGTCTAACGCACGATGATGATCTAGGCTATCATTTGTTGAGTCCTGGACAAACCTATGAATTCAGTTTTTATGAAAGTATTTTCACGACTAAAGTCAATTGTGCCTTATGGCAGGGACCTGGTTTCAAGTTCTATGCAATCTTTAGGGCATATACAGGTGGTGGTTTCATTGTCCACTATGGTAGGAAAAACTTTTGGGATGCAAGAGAAGATGGTATATATATCTCACATGGTAAAGATTCTCCCAAATTAAAGTACAACTGGTCGACCCAAGCCCTTTCACCAATTTATTAA